One Solirubrobacterales bacterium genomic window carries:
- a CDS encoding DNA-directed RNA polymerase subunit beta', producing the protein MIDINNFDAIEIGLASSKKVRSWSWGEVLKPETINYRTLKPEKDGLFCERIFGPTKDWECYCGKYKRVRYKGIVCERCGVEVTRSKVRRERMAHVDLAAPVSHIWFFKGVPSRIGYLLDIAPKELEKVLYFAASIVTWVDEEARAKDSAALEQEVEKEIAEYESEGQRSTHELDESLKRRIKYIESGSQTKFNDEDHLWADALGYTAAQLRKLSDDDKAKQIKELTKAFQAEISDTEAYIEEAIERLERVWKTFQTMKPKDVINDETDFRELKDRFGSPFGWGEYFRGGMGAESVRDLLEQVDLEATCAELEDQINTAKGQKQARAVKRLKVASAFLKSENRPEWMVLDCIPVIPPELRPMVQLDGGRFATSDLNDLYRRVINRNNRLKRLLDLGAPEIIVNNEKRMLQESVDALFDNGRRGRPVTGPGNRALKSLSDMLKGKQGRFRQNLLGKRVDYSGRSVIVAGPSLKLHQCGLPKLMALELFKPFIMAQLVERKAVQNIKAAKKMVESMVPEVWDVLEEVIEEHPVLLNRAPTLHRLGIQAFEPILVEGKAIQVHPLVCSAFNADFDGDQMAVHVPLSAEAQAEARVLMLSANNILSPAHGAPLATPTQDMVLGLYYLTYSEEDVEGVEAASIEPRPHAFRTAQEAELAYENGVVALHDFAEFRQPGKDHFLTTVGRILFNDAIERALEVALDGEFDPSQYEYVNKPLRKKDINSLVGWLVDTYGAAAISQVLDAFKDLGFRFASRAGITVSKNNVVPPPEKDEILAKYDAETARIQAEFDEGWHTAEERHKQVTEMWNQATEEVGQAMEDNLRQLNPIFMMANSGARGSFKQIRQLAGMRGLMANPKGEIIERPIKSNFIEGLSVGEYFISTHGARKGLADTALRTADSGYLTRRLVDVAQDVIVRTDDCKTREFIEMSVFQDGDANRNLVGRVVSKKLAAPDGSDLLKKNQLIDKDDLVAIAAAFEGEEAATVPVRSPFKCESERGVCRSCYGVAPATGNLVEIGDSVGTIAAQSIGEPGTQLTMRTFHTGGVAGQDITQGLPRVVELFEARKPKGLAQMAEVEGKVSIESTEKAVTVTVMESSGEESSYSFTPRTRLLVKSGDKVEVGQQLNEGSLNPADVLAIRGRTAIEQYLVAEVQNVYKVQGVEIDDKHIEVIVRQMLKRVEVETKGSTDLLPGQLEDRHALAAINKKVKAEGGTAAKSKERILGLTKASLATKSFLSAASFQETTKVLTDAALEGKRDRLVGLKENVIIGKLIPAATGLKRYRTMTVEPAEPFVPAEETVLLADDDLLGESGESAGGADGFGEAFANELEGISQEIDAGSEQ; encoded by the coding sequence GTGATTGACATCAACAACTTCGACGCGATCGAGATCGGTCTCGCCTCGTCGAAGAAGGTCCGCTCCTGGAGCTGGGGCGAGGTCCTCAAGCCGGAGACGATCAACTACCGGACCCTCAAGCCGGAAAAGGACGGCCTGTTCTGTGAGCGGATCTTCGGTCCGACCAAGGACTGGGAGTGCTACTGCGGCAAGTACAAGCGGGTCCGCTACAAGGGGATCGTCTGCGAACGCTGCGGCGTCGAGGTCACCCGGTCCAAGGTCCGCCGTGAGCGCATGGCCCACGTGGACCTGGCCGCGCCGGTTTCGCACATCTGGTTCTTCAAGGGTGTGCCCTCCCGGATCGGCTACCTGCTCGACATCGCGCCGAAGGAGCTGGAGAAGGTCCTTTACTTCGCGGCATCGATCGTCACCTGGGTCGACGAAGAGGCCCGGGCCAAGGACTCGGCCGCTCTCGAGCAGGAAGTCGAGAAGGAGATCGCCGAGTACGAGAGCGAAGGCCAGCGTTCGACCCATGAACTCGACGAGTCGCTGAAGCGGCGGATCAAGTACATCGAGAGTGGCAGCCAGACCAAGTTCAACGACGAGGACCATCTCTGGGCGGATGCGCTCGGCTACACCGCAGCCCAGCTCCGGAAGCTGAGTGACGACGACAAGGCGAAGCAGATCAAGGAGCTGACCAAGGCCTTCCAGGCGGAGATCAGCGACACCGAGGCCTACATCGAGGAAGCGATCGAGCGCCTCGAACGGGTCTGGAAGACCTTCCAGACGATGAAGCCGAAGGATGTGATCAACGACGAGACCGATTTCCGGGAACTCAAGGACCGGTTCGGCTCGCCGTTCGGCTGGGGCGAGTACTTCCGCGGCGGCATGGGTGCCGAATCGGTGCGTGACCTGCTCGAACAGGTCGACCTCGAGGCGACCTGCGCCGAGCTCGAAGACCAGATCAACACCGCCAAGGGCCAGAAGCAGGCCCGTGCGGTCAAGCGGCTCAAGGTGGCTTCGGCCTTCCTCAAGTCCGAGAACCGCCCGGAGTGGATGGTGCTCGACTGCATCCCGGTGATCCCGCCGGAGCTGCGGCCGATGGTCCAGCTCGACGGTGGCCGGTTCGCCACCTCGGACCTGAACGACCTCTACCGCCGGGTGATCAACCGGAACAACCGCCTGAAGCGCCTGCTCGATCTCGGTGCCCCCGAGATCATCGTCAACAACGAGAAGCGGATGCTTCAGGAGTCGGTCGACGCCCTGTTCGACAACGGCCGTCGCGGCCGTCCGGTCACCGGACCGGGCAACCGGGCGCTGAAGTCGCTCTCCGACATGCTCAAGGGCAAGCAGGGCCGGTTCCGTCAGAACCTGCTCGGCAAGCGGGTCGACTACTCCGGCCGTTCGGTGATCGTTGCCGGCCCTTCGCTCAAACTGCACCAATGCGGACTGCCGAAGCTGATGGCGCTGGAGCTGTTCAAGCCGTTCATCATGGCCCAGCTGGTCGAACGCAAGGCGGTCCAGAACATCAAGGCCGCCAAGAAGATGGTCGAGTCGATGGTGCCCGAGGTCTGGGATGTGCTCGAGGAAGTGATCGAGGAGCATCCGGTCCTGCTGAACCGCGCTCCGACGCTCCACCGGCTCGGGATCCAGGCCTTCGAGCCGATCCTGGTCGAGGGCAAGGCGATCCAGGTCCATCCGTTGGTCTGCTCGGCCTTCAACGCCGACTTCGACGGGGACCAGATGGCGGTTCACGTGCCGCTGTCGGCCGAAGCCCAGGCCGAGGCCCGGGTGCTGATGCTGTCCGCGAACAACATCCTCTCGCCGGCCCACGGGGCGCCCCTGGCCACCCCGACCCAGGACATGGTGCTCGGTCTCTACTACCTGACCTACTCGGAGGAGGACGTCGAGGGGGTCGAGGCTGCTTCGATCGAGCCGAGGCCGCACGCCTTCCGGACCGCCCAGGAGGCTGAGCTCGCCTACGAGAACGGCGTGGTCGCACTCCACGACTTCGCCGAGTTCCGGCAGCCGGGCAAGGATCACTTCCTGACCACGGTCGGTCGGATCCTGTTCAACGACGCGATCGAACGGGCCCTCGAAGTGGCACTCGACGGGGAGTTCGATCCTTCGCAGTACGAGTACGTGAACAAGCCGCTGAGGAAGAAGGACATCAACAGCCTGGTCGGCTGGCTGGTCGACACCTACGGCGCTGCCGCAATCTCCCAGGTGCTGGATGCCTTCAAGGATCTCGGTTTCCGGTTCGCCTCGCGGGCCGGGATCACGGTCTCCAAGAACAACGTGGTGCCGCCGCCGGAGAAGGACGAGATCCTCGCCAAGTACGACGCCGAGACCGCTCGCATCCAGGCGGAGTTCGACGAGGGTTGGCACACCGCCGAGGAGCGGCACAAGCAGGTCACCGAGATGTGGAACCAGGCGACCGAGGAGGTCGGGCAGGCGATGGAGGACAACCTCCGCCAGCTCAACCCGATCTTCATGATGGCCAACTCCGGCGCCCGTGGCTCCTTCAAGCAGATCCGCCAGCTGGCCGGAATGCGCGGCCTGATGGCCAATCCGAAGGGCGAGATCATCGAGCGCCCGATCAAGTCCAACTTCATCGAGGGTCTCTCCGTGGGCGAGTACTTCATCTCGACCCACGGTGCCCGGAAGGGACTGGCCGACACGGCTCTGCGGACGGCCGACTCGGGTTACCTGACCCGCCGTCTGGTCGACGTCGCCCAGGACGTGATCGTACGTACCGATGACTGCAAGACCAGGGAGTTCATCGAGATGTCGGTCTTCCAGGACGGCGATGCGAACCGGAATCTGGTCGGACGAGTCGTCTCGAAGAAGCTCGCTGCCCCGGATGGGTCCGATCTGCTCAAGAAGAACCAGTTGATCGACAAGGACGATCTGGTCGCCATCGCCGCGGCATTCGAGGGCGAGGAAGCCGCCACCGTTCCGGTCCGCTCACCGTTCAAGTGTGAGTCCGAACGGGGCGTCTGCCGTTCCTGCTACGGCGTCGCACCGGCGACCGGCAACCTGGTCGAGATCGGTGACTCGGTCGGAACCATCGCCGCCCAGTCGATCGGTGAGCCGGGTACCCAGCTCACCATGCGGACCTTCCATACCGGTGGCGTCGCCGGACAGGACATCACCCAGGGTCTTCCCCGAGTGGTCGAGCTGTTCGAGGCCCGCAAGCCGAAGGGTCTGGCCCAGATGGCGGAAGTCGAAGGCAAGGTCTCGATCGAGTCCACCGAGAAGGCGGTCACCGTCACCGTCATGGAGTCGAGCGGAGAGGAAAGTTCCTACTCGTTCACCCCGCGGACCCGCCTGCTGGTCAAGAGCGGCGACAAGGTCGAGGTCGGGCAGCAGCTCAACGAGGGCTCGCTCAACCCGGCCGACGTGCTGGCGATTCGCGGTCGGACCGCGATCGAGCAGTACCTGGTGGCCGAGGTCCAGAACGTCTACAAGGTGCAGGGCGTCGAGATCGACGACAAGCACATCGAGGTCATCGTGCGCCAGATGCTGAAGCGGGTGGAGGTTGAGACCAAGGGTTCGACCGATCTCCTGCCGGGTCAGCTCGAGGACCGGCACGCACTTGCCGCGATCAACAAGAAGGTCAAGGCGGAGGGCGGCACAGCCGCCAAGTCGAAGGAGCGGATCCTCGGTCTGACCAAGGCCTCGCTGGCGACCAAGTCGTTCCTCTCGGCAGCCTCCTTCCAGGAGACCACCAAGGTGTTGACCGACGCTGCCCTGGAAGGCAAGCGGGACCGCCTGGTCGGTCTCAAGGAGAACGTGATCATCGGCAAGCTGATCCCGGCCGCAACCGGGCTGAAGCGTTACCGCACGATGACGGTCGAACCGGCCGAGCCGTTCGTGCCGGCCGAGGAGACTGTTCTGCTCGCCGATGACGATCTGCTGGGCGAGAGTGGCGAGTCGGCCGGTGGCGCCGACGGGTTCGGCGAAGCCTTCGCCAACGAGCTCGAAGGCATCTCCCAGGAGATCGACGCCGGCTCCGAGCAGTAG
- a CDS encoding endonuclease domain-containing protein, with the protein MTHRSLDPDELRRRNGLDVTSPARSLIDFAAEATPRQLRFAFLEACRLGLFNRRDVAYCYRRIVGRRGARRLRPLLALWQPELGRIRSVLEGTFLLAWIAYGGAMPKVNAKVFGYEVDAYWPDHGLVVELDGRTYHRGPVSRARDAEKDRYLRSRGLTVLRFDTDAVNKAINRVVMEVANHLAPSQSRRGVDYPA; encoded by the coding sequence GTGACCCACCGTAGCCTTGACCCGGATGAGCTCCGCCGCCGTAACGGTCTGGACGTGACCTCGCCTGCGCGCTCATTGATCGACTTCGCAGCGGAAGCCACCCCGCGCCAACTGCGATTCGCCTTCCTTGAGGCCTGTCGTCTCGGGCTGTTCAACCGCCGGGACGTCGCGTACTGCTATCGACGCATCGTGGGTCGCCGAGGGGCGAGAAGACTGAGGCCACTGCTGGCCCTCTGGCAACCGGAGCTGGGACGGATCAGATCCGTCCTGGAGGGAACTTTCCTGCTGGCCTGGATCGCGTATGGAGGAGCCATGCCGAAGGTAAACGCAAAGGTCTTCGGCTACGAAGTCGATGCGTACTGGCCCGACCACGGGCTGGTGGTCGAGCTGGACGGTCGGACCTACCATCGCGGTCCGGTTTCGCGGGCGCGCGATGCCGAAAAGGACAGATACCTGCGCAGCCGGGGACTCACCGTGCTCCGGTTTGACACCGATGCGGTGAATAAAGCAATCAACCGGGTGGTCATGGAGGTAGCCAACCATCTGGCACCCTCCCAATCCCGCCGAGGTGTCGACTATCCGGCATAG
- the rplK gene encoding 50S ribosomal protein L11: MAKKVMTLIKLQIPAGAANPAPPVGPALGQHGVNIMDFCKAFNAQTQQDSGTIIPVEITVYEDRSFDFITKTPPAAVLIKEACGIKKGSGEPHVNKVATITEAQVRAIAERKMPDLNANDLDAASKIIAGTARSMGVEVK, encoded by the coding sequence ATGGCAAAAAAGGTAATGACACTCATCAAGCTCCAGATTCCGGCAGGTGCCGCGAATCCGGCGCCCCCGGTGGGTCCCGCGCTCGGTCAGCACGGGGTCAACATCATGGATTTCTGCAAGGCGTTCAACGCCCAGACCCAGCAGGACTCCGGCACCATCATCCCGGTCGAGATCACGGTCTACGAGGACCGGAGTTTCGACTTCATCACCAAGACACCCCCGGCGGCCGTCCTGATCAAGGAGGCCTGCGGGATCAAGAAGGGCTCCGGTGAGCCCCACGTAAACAAGGTGGCGACGATTACCGAGGCCCAGGTCCGGGCCATTGCCGAGCGCAAGATGCCGGACCTCAACGCCAACGATCTCGATGCCGCCTCGAAGATCATCGCCGGAACCGCCCGTTCGATGGGCGTGGAGGTCAAGTAG
- the rplL gene encoding 50S ribosomal protein L7/L12 has translation MATSTEEWIEELKGITVLELSERIKALEEEFGVSATAVAAAAPAAAGGDAGGDAGAEESSTVDVVLTSPGEKKVPVIKVVRAATGLGLKEAKALVDEAPKAVKEGLEKDEAEKLKAELEEAGASVELK, from the coding sequence ATGGCAACCAGCACCGAAGAGTGGATTGAGGAACTGAAGGGCATCACCGTGCTCGAACTCTCCGAGCGGATCAAGGCGCTCGAGGAGGAGTTCGGCGTTTCGGCGACCGCCGTCGCAGCCGCCGCCCCGGCCGCAGCGGGCGGCGACGCCGGCGGCGACGCCGGCGCCGAGGAGAGCTCGACCGTGGACGTGGTCCTGACCTCGCCGGGCGAGAAGAAGGTCCCGGTCATCAAGGTCGTCCGTGCCGCCACCGGCCTCGGCCTCAAGGAGGCCAAGGCTCTGGTCGACGAGGCCCCCAAGGCCGTCAAGGAAGGTCTGGAGAAGGACGAGGCCGAGAAGCTCAAGGCCGAGCTCGAAGAGGCCGGCGCCAGCGTCGAACTCAAGTAG
- the rplJ gene encoding 50S ribosomal protein L10: protein MNREEKVALVDEISAEIASSDAIFAVDYRGISVPQAAELRGKLREADSSFKVVKNRLTKLAAEKAGVDGLGDLLQGPTALTFVRGDTAQAAKAITSFNKEHEVLTYKGGFMGETVLDQERFTAISKLPSRDVLNGQLAGVVASPLVTLTRGLGSMVSGLAIQLQQIAEQGLVGQDAPAAEPEAEAKAEPEAEAKAESEAEAGESEAPAEESPAEAEAEAEADAGADAPAEEAEPAADPAETDESPAEEADGE, encoded by the coding sequence ATGAACCGTGAAGAAAAAGTCGCGCTGGTTGATGAGATCAGCGCCGAGATCGCCTCATCCGATGCGATCTTCGCCGTCGACTACCGGGGCATCTCGGTACCGCAGGCGGCCGAGTTGCGGGGCAAGCTGCGCGAAGCCGATTCCTCCTTCAAGGTGGTCAAGAACCGGCTGACCAAACTGGCTGCCGAGAAGGCCGGGGTTGACGGTCTGGGGGATCTCCTCCAGGGTCCGACCGCCCTGACCTTCGTCCGGGGCGACACCGCCCAGGCGGCCAAGGCGATCACCAGCTTCAACAAGGAGCATGAAGTCCTCACCTACAAGGGAGGCTTCATGGGGGAGACGGTCCTCGATCAGGAGCGTTTCACCGCGATTTCGAAGCTGCCCTCGCGCGATGTCCTCAACGGTCAGCTGGCGGGTGTTGTCGCCAGCCCGCTGGTGACCCTGACCAGGGGCCTCGGATCGATGGTCTCCGGGCTGGCGATTCAGCTCCAGCAGATCGCCGAGCAGGGTCTGGTCGGGCAGGACGCCCCGGCGGCCGAACCGGAAGCCGAGGCGAAGGCCGAGCCCGAAGCCGAAGCGAAGGCTGAGTCCGAAGCCGAAGCCGGGGAGTCCGAGGCGCCCGCCGAGGAATCACCGGCCGAGGCAGAGGCTGAAGCCGAGGCCGACGCCGGAGCGGATGCCCCGGCAGAGGAAGCCGAGCCCGCCGCGGACCCCGCGGAAACCGACGAATCTCCGGCCGAAGAGGCCGACGGGGAGTGA
- the rplA gene encoding 50S ribosomal protein L1: MASGKRFRQQAQKVQRDHIYPPAEAINLIKQTASAGFDETVEVHIRLGVNVRHAEEQLRGTLALPHGLGKDVRVAVFAQGDKARDAEAAGADIVGSEDLAKEIEEGRDDFDLVIATPDMMPVVGRLGRVLGPSGKMPNPKVGTVTEDVEKAVGESKAGKVEYRTDRQAIVHLAIGKASFEPDALLGNYAAVMEEITRAKPASAKGRYIISISVSTTMGPGIPVDPSMATEKDILPDADGSGPAVEAADAEPAAA; encoded by the coding sequence ATGGCATCCGGAAAGCGTTTCCGCCAGCAGGCCCAGAAGGTTCAGCGGGACCACATCTACCCGCCTGCGGAGGCGATCAACCTGATCAAGCAGACCGCATCCGCCGGCTTCGACGAAACGGTCGAGGTTCACATCCGGCTAGGGGTCAACGTGAGGCATGCCGAGGAGCAGCTCCGCGGTACCCTCGCCCTGCCCCACGGGCTCGGCAAGGACGTTCGGGTCGCGGTCTTCGCCCAGGGTGACAAGGCCCGGGACGCCGAGGCCGCCGGTGCCGACATCGTCGGCAGCGAAGATCTCGCCAAGGAGATCGAGGAGGGACGTGACGACTTCGATCTGGTCATCGCCACCCCGGACATGATGCCCGTGGTCGGTCGTCTCGGGCGTGTCCTCGGACCGTCCGGCAAGATGCCGAACCCCAAGGTCGGCACCGTGACCGAAGACGTCGAGAAAGCGGTCGGCGAGTCCAAGGCCGGTAAGGTTGAGTATCGGACCGACCGGCAGGCGATCGTCCACCTGGCGATCGGCAAGGCCTCGTTCGAGCCGGACGCGCTGCTCGGCAACTACGCCGCGGTGATGGAAGAGATCACCCGGGCTAAGCCGGCCTCGGCCAAGGGCCGTTACATCATCTCGATCTCGGTCTCCACGACCATGGGCCCCGGGATTCCGGTTGATCCCTCGATGGCGACCGAGAAGGACATCCTCCCGGACGCCGATGGTTCCGGACCGGCGGTCGAAGCCGCCGACGCCGAGCCGGCCGCTGCCTGA
- a CDS encoding DNA-directed RNA polymerase subunit beta: MDQNNSLAGLTHRRRLSALGSGGLTRERAPIEVRDVHPTHYGRMCPIETPEGPNIGLMGSLSSYAEISEHGFVTTPYRVVKGGKVTDEVVHLDATQEENKVIAQANAEVDDKTGKLVGPSVFCRAGEGEWISAEPEEVDLMDVSPTQIWSVAAAMIPFLEHDDANRALMGSNMQRQAVPLLRPDPPLIGTGMERRAAIDTGDVILAGHDGEITYVDAETIELKHKGGSEKYPLFKFMRSNQGTLIHQRPIVSTGDKVKKGDVLADGSSTGGGEVALGKNCMVAFMSWEGYNFEDAIILSERLVKDDVLTSIHIEEYEIDARNTKLGDEEITRDIPNRSEDSLRNLDERGIVRVGAEVTSGDLLVGKVTPKGETELTAEEKLIRAIFKEKAREVRDTSLKVPHGEGGVVIDVLTFSRDDGDDLAPGVNDLVRVYVATKRKISEGDKLAGRHGNKGVISKIVPEEDMPHLADGTPVDVILNPLGVPSRMNIGQILETHLGWVAGNGWYDDGSEAYKRRDETNGRVYVSTPVFDGASVEDVDNALVEWADEHSEARGIDLRADRDERPGARCSGTLQLYNGRTGEPYERKVTVGYMYILKLHHLVDDKIHARSTGPYSLVTQQPLGGKAQFGGQRFGEMEVWALEAYGAAYTLQEMLTVKSDDTVGRVKAYEAIVKGENTPEPSIPESFKVLLKEMQALSLDANVVSEEGAGELAEEEDDLLKAAQDLGMDLTEVSADGGGTAAPPPDSEDSDADESEAEEAGVENE; encoded by the coding sequence ATGGACCAGAACAACTCGCTGGCCGGGCTCACCCACCGTCGCCGCCTCTCGGCGCTCGGTTCCGGTGGCCTGACCCGGGAGCGGGCACCGATCGAGGTCCGCGACGTCCACCCGACCCACTACGGACGCATGTGCCCGATCGAGACCCCGGAAGGCCCGAACATCGGCCTGATGGGCTCGCTCTCCTCGTACGCCGAGATCTCCGAGCACGGCTTCGTCACCACCCCCTACCGGGTGGTCAAGGGCGGCAAGGTGACCGACGAGGTGGTTCACCTCGACGCCACCCAGGAGGAGAACAAGGTGATCGCCCAGGCCAACGCCGAGGTCGACGACAAGACCGGTAAGCTGGTCGGTCCCAGCGTCTTCTGCCGCGCCGGCGAAGGCGAGTGGATCAGCGCCGAGCCCGAAGAGGTGGACCTGATGGACGTCTCCCCGACCCAGATCTGGTCGGTGGCCGCCGCGATGATCCCGTTCCTCGAGCACGACGACGCCAACCGGGCGCTGATGGGCTCCAACATGCAGCGTCAGGCAGTACCGCTGCTGCGCCCCGACCCGCCGCTGATCGGCACCGGGATGGAGCGCCGTGCCGCGATCGACACCGGCGACGTGATCCTCGCCGGCCACGACGGCGAGATCACCTACGTCGACGCCGAGACGATCGAGCTCAAGCACAAGGGCGGATCCGAAAAGTACCCGCTGTTCAAGTTCATGCGGTCGAACCAGGGCACCCTGATCCACCAGCGGCCGATCGTCTCGACCGGCGACAAGGTGAAGAAGGGCGATGTGCTGGCCGACGGCTCCTCGACCGGGGGCGGCGAGGTCGCGCTCGGCAAGAACTGCATGGTCGCCTTCATGTCCTGGGAGGGCTACAACTTCGAGGACGCGATCATCCTCTCCGAGCGTCTGGTCAAGGACGACGTGCTCACCTCGATCCACATCGAGGAGTACGAGATCGACGCCCGCAACACCAAGCTCGGTGACGAGGAGATCACCCGCGACATCCCCAACCGTTCCGAGGACAGCCTGCGCAACCTCGACGAGCGCGGGATCGTGCGGGTCGGGGCCGAGGTCACCTCGGGCGATCTCCTGGTCGGCAAGGTCACGCCGAAGGGCGAGACCGAGCTGACCGCGGAAGAGAAGCTGATCCGCGCGATCTTCAAGGAGAAGGCGCGCGAGGTCCGCGACACCTCGCTGAAGGTGCCTCACGGCGAGGGCGGCGTGGTCATCGACGTGCTGACCTTCAGCCGTGACGATGGCGACGATCTCGCTCCCGGCGTCAACGACCTGGTCCGCGTGTACGTCGCGACCAAGCGCAAGATCTCGGAGGGCGACAAGCTGGCCGGCCGTCACGGCAACAAGGGTGTGATCTCGAAGATCGTGCCCGAGGAGGACATGCCTCACCTGGCCGACGGCACCCCGGTTGACGTGATCCTCAACCCGCTCGGCGTTCCGAGCCGGATGAACATCGGTCAGATCCTCGAGACCCACCTCGGCTGGGTCGCCGGCAACGGCTGGTACGACGACGGCTCGGAGGCCTACAAGCGCCGCGACGAGACCAACGGCCGGGTGTACGTCTCGACCCCGGTGTTCGACGGTGCCTCGGTCGAGGACGTGGACAACGCCCTGGTCGAGTGGGCCGATGAACACAGCGAGGCCCGCGGAATCGACCTCCGGGCAGACCGGGATGAACGTCCCGGGGCCCGCTGCTCCGGAACCCTCCAGCTCTACAACGGCCGCACCGGCGAGCCCTACGAGCGCAAGGTGACGGTCGGCTACATGTACATCCTGAAGCTGCATCACCTGGTCGACGACAAGATCCACGCCCGTTCGACCGGGCCGTACTCCCTGGTCACCCAGCAGCCGTTGGGCGGCAAGGCGCAGTTCGGCGGCCAGCGCTTCGGCGAGATGGAGGTCTGGGCACTTGAGGCCTACGGCGCCGCCTACACGCTCCAGGAGATGCTGACCGTGAAGTCCGACGACACGGTCGGCCGGGTCAAGGCCTACGAGGCGATCGTCAAGGGTGAAAACACCCCCGAACCCTCGATCCCGGAGTCGTTCAAGGTGCTGCTCAAGGAGATGCAGGCGCTTTCGCTGGATGCCAACGTGGTTTCCGAGGAAGGCGCCGGGGAACTGGCCGAGGAGGAGGACGACCTGCTCAAGGCCGCCCAGGACCTCGGCATGGACCTGACCGAGGTGAGTGCCGACGGAGGCGGAACGGCCGCCCCACCGCCCGATTCCGAGGACAGCGATGCCGACGAATCCGAGGCCGAGGAAGCAGGAGTCGAGAATGAGTAA
- the nusG gene encoding transcription termination/antitermination protein NusG produces the protein MYRWYVVNTYSGHENKVKQKLEHRIENMGQGHRVRKVVVPTEMVSEIKDGQKIQVEKRTMPGYVLIQMDLTDNAWTLVKGTPGVTGFVGPRDKPVPLTKVEVDRLLHRETAERPRTQVQFEIGETVKIISGPLSDFSGEIAEINEDQNKLKVLVSIFGRETPSEVGYEQVKKL, from the coding sequence ATGTATCGCTGGTACGTCGTAAACACATACTCCGGCCACGAGAACAAGGTCAAACAGAAGCTCGAACACCGAATCGAGAACATGGGCCAGGGCCACCGGGTCCGCAAGGTCGTGGTTCCGACCGAGATGGTCTCCGAGATCAAGGACGGCCAGAAGATCCAGGTCGAGAAGCGGACCATGCCCGGCTACGTGCTGATCCAGATGGACCTCACCGACAACGCCTGGACCCTGGTCAAGGGGACTCCCGGCGTGACCGGGTTCGTCGGGCCGCGTGACAAACCGGTCCCGCTCACCAAGGTCGAGGTCGATCGTCTGCTCCACCGTGAGACGGCGGAACGTCCCCGCACCCAGGTCCAGTTCGAGATCGGTGAGACGGTCAAGATCATCAGCGGCCCACTCTCCGATTTCTCCGGTGAGATCGCCGAGATCAACGAGGATCAGAACAAGCTGAAGGTCCTGGTCTCGATCTTCGGACGGGAGACCCCGTCCGAAGTCGGATACGAACAGGTCAAGAAGCTCTAA